Below is a window of Leifsonia sp. NPDC080035 DNA.
CCGGCGCGCGCATCGAGGACGAGGTGTTCGTCGCCACGGGCGTGTGCGTGTTCGCGGGAGCCGTGGCCGGCGCACGCTCGGAGCTGCGCATCCACTCGGTGCTGCAGGTGAACTCGGTCCTCCCGCCGGACACGGTCGTGCCGATCGGCTGGATCGCCGCCGGCGACCCGGCCCGGCTGTTCCCGCCCGACCGGCACGACGAGCTGTGGGCGGTGCAGCGCGAGCTCGACTTCCCCGGAACCATGTACGGCGTGCCCCGGGACACCCCGATGCGCGAGCTGATGCGCCGGCTGCGGGAGGCCGACCCGGCGCCCGGCGTCTGTTAGCCGCGGGCCAGCGTGCGCAGCTCGCGCCCGTGCACGGTCACCGCGTAGATGACGAGCACGTCGACGGCGACCATCACGATCGACCACCACGGCTGCGCGGGCAGCGACATCAGCTGCGTCACGGCGTTGAGCGCGGCGATCACGACCGCGAAGATCCTCGCCCACAGCGCCCCGCGGATCAGGAACACGCCGGCGAGCAGCAGCAGCACGCCGACGATCACCGACCACCAGCCCCACGCCTGCAGGTTGAAGCTCGCCAGCGCGTCCTTGCCGACGAAGTAGGCGGTGTCCGGCCCGAAGATGGCCATGAAACCGTAGAAGAGGTCGATCGCC
It encodes the following:
- a CDS encoding gamma carbonic anhydrase family protein; protein product: MATIHPTARVAPSAVLSGDVTLGPGARVSAGAVLDGSRGPVVLGEDVLVMEHAVLRGRAGHPLSIGAAVLIGPHGNLTGARIEDEVFVATGVCVFAGAVAGARSELRIHSVLQVNSVLPPDTVVPIGWIAAGDPARLFPPDRHDELWAVQRELDFPGTMYGVPRDTPMRELMRRLREADPAPGVC